A single window of Candidatus Aminicenantes bacterium DNA harbors:
- a CDS encoding alanyl-tRNA editing protein has translation MPSWIQPPFQRKVDPAPGAADGIMVKGSRRHEMTLRLYRDDPLLLEFDARVEAVEGKGPHWRVILDRTAFYPEGGGQPADHGSLDAIPVIDVQEEGDRVLHFTTAPLTKGRTVRGQVNATRRRDFMQQHTGQHIISASFWKESSLVTQSVHMGENETTIDLGASEIAENLLERVTRRVDAVIAADMPMSAVEAAPEELPRFTLRKPPPVASVVRLVRIGDFDCVGCCGLHLSSTGPVRLALCTGWERIRGQVRTHWQIGDRAVAYLEERLRILGDLRKHLATRDKELAESVRRLQEGNTDLRGRVGLLERRLAEFLFRDMLAATETVAETKMVTRILDNEPLNVEKSLVKALLAADNCAFALVNHLPDRLSWTLGVPPGISMNFQEMKALHLDPLGIRGGGRPPLWQGSAPASIEAECLQKTLSNILKVTLK, from the coding sequence ATGCCTTCATGGATCCAACCGCCCTTCCAGCGTAAGGTCGATCCGGCGCCTGGAGCGGCGGACGGTATTATGGTAAAAGGATCGCGGAGGCATGAGATGACCCTAAGACTCTACCGCGACGACCCCCTGCTGCTGGAATTCGACGCCCGGGTTGAAGCCGTGGAAGGAAAGGGGCCTCACTGGCGCGTGATCCTGGACCGGACCGCCTTCTATCCGGAGGGCGGCGGCCAACCCGCGGACCACGGTTCCCTGGACGCGATTCCTGTTATAGACGTACAGGAGGAAGGCGATCGTGTGCTTCATTTCACTACCGCGCCCCTCACAAAGGGTCGGACCGTCCGCGGCCAAGTGAATGCCACACGCCGCCGTGATTTCATGCAACAGCATACCGGCCAGCATATTATCTCAGCGTCCTTCTGGAAAGAATCCTCCCTGGTTACCCAATCGGTACACATGGGGGAAAACGAAACCACCATCGACCTGGGTGCTTCAGAAATAGCGGAGAATCTGCTCGAAAGGGTGACGCGGCGCGTAGACGCGGTGATTGCCGCAGACATGCCCATGAGTGCCGTTGAAGCCGCCCCGGAAGAGCTGCCGCGCTTCACCCTGCGCAAGCCACCGCCGGTGGCGAGTGTTGTGCGCCTGGTTCGCATCGGCGATTTCGACTGCGTGGGCTGCTGCGGTCTCCACCTGTCCTCGACCGGCCCGGTGCGCCTGGCCCTATGCACCGGTTGGGAGCGCATCCGCGGCCAGGTGCGCACGCACTGGCAGATTGGTGACCGGGCCGTTGCTTACCTGGAGGAACGGCTCCGCATCCTGGGTGACCTGCGCAAACACTTGGCCACCCGGGATAAAGAACTGGCTGAATCGGTTCGGCGCCTCCAGGAGGGTAACACCGATCTGCGGGGCCGTGTGGGCCTGCTGGAACGCCGCCTGGCGGAATTTTTATTTCGTGACATGCTGGCCGCCACGGAAACCGTCGCGGAAACGAAAATGGTAACCCGCATTCTGGATAACGAGCCCCTTAATGTGGAAAAAAGTTTGGTTAAGGCCCTGCTGGCCGCTGATAATTGCGCTTTTGCCCTGGTGAATCACCTGCCCGACCGCCTCTCCTGGACGCTGGGAGTTCCGCCGGGAATCAGCATGAATTTCCAGGAAATGAAAGCACTGCACCTGGATCCCCTGGGCATCCGCGGCGGCGGCCGGCCGCCCCTTTGGCAGGGCAGCGCCCCCGCCTCTATTGAAGCGGAATGTCTCCAGAAAACCCTTTCAAATATCCTGAAGGTAACCCTGAAATAA
- a CDS encoding PKD domain-containing protein, with translation MKHTALWLAVCTLVFTLGLQTADVQKAPTITGKPALVPGEVVVIYDAAVKDAGKSALMKRYGLTKKRDSRKAGKFSVYHHGNPKAILKQLNAEPGVVVAEQNAYAYKFDVPNDPLYSPYQWHMTKIGMESAWDVSTGSGVVVAVIDTGVKKTLEDLAGTQFTAGYDFVNNDTDPTDDEGHGSHVCGTIAQTTNNGVGVAGIAYNATIMAVKVLNQRGSGTYDDIADGIIWAADHGAHVINLSLGGSSSLQILEDAVNYAWNQGVVVVCAAGNDGVSTPFYPAAYTNSISVSATTYLDTLASYSNYGSTIDISAPGGDSGDNNGDGYDDMILQNTFSRNSEGYYFYAGTSMASPHVAGVAALVKSANPSLSNSQVRSILESSAKDLGASGWDSYFGHGRVDAYAAVLAAGGSTPENQPPSAGFTFSVADLNVSFTDTSSDSDGTVEAWAWDFGDGATSSAQNPEHNYAAAGTYSVGLTVTDNDGATDTVIHNVTVESTTPENQPPSAAFTFAVADLNVTFTDASSDSDGTVEAWAWNFGDGATSSAQNPEHNYAAAGTYSVGLTVTDNEGATDTVIHDVTVSSGGPNPTMHVADISMSITKRGRNYAATAVVTVVDAGNSPISNATVTVSWSGVVSGSASGVTGTDGRVSFTSGNVKSSGPFTVTVTDVAHTVYDYDPAANVETTDSITY, from the coding sequence ATGAAACACACAGCCCTTTGGCTGGCGGTCTGCACCCTGGTATTCACCCTGGGTCTGCAGACGGCCGACGTACAGAAAGCGCCCACGATCACTGGAAAACCCGCCCTGGTACCCGGCGAGGTCGTCGTCATCTACGACGCGGCCGTCAAGGACGCGGGAAAATCCGCCTTGATGAAGCGCTACGGCTTGACCAAGAAACGAGACAGTCGCAAAGCCGGAAAATTCTCGGTTTACCATCATGGGAACCCGAAAGCGATCCTGAAACAACTGAACGCCGAGCCCGGAGTGGTGGTGGCTGAACAGAACGCCTACGCCTACAAGTTCGATGTTCCCAACGATCCCCTCTACAGTCCGTATCAGTGGCACATGACCAAGATCGGCATGGAATCCGCCTGGGACGTGTCTACCGGTTCCGGCGTGGTGGTGGCCGTAATCGACACCGGGGTTAAAAAGACCTTGGAAGACCTGGCAGGAACCCAGTTCACGGCGGGGTATGACTTCGTCAACAACGACACGGATCCCACCGATGACGAAGGTCACGGCTCACATGTCTGCGGCACCATTGCCCAGACCACCAACAACGGCGTGGGCGTGGCGGGAATCGCTTACAACGCCACCATCATGGCCGTCAAGGTATTGAACCAGCGCGGCAGCGGCACGTACGATGACATCGCCGACGGCATCATCTGGGCCGCCGACCACGGCGCCCACGTGATCAACCTCAGCCTGGGCGGCTCAAGCAGCCTGCAAATTCTCGAGGACGCGGTCAACTACGCCTGGAATCAGGGCGTGGTCGTGGTCTGCGCCGCAGGCAATGACGGTGTCAGCACCCCCTTCTATCCGGCGGCCTATACCAACTCGATTTCAGTCAGCGCCACCACCTACCTGGACACCCTGGCTTCCTATTCCAACTACGGCTCCACCATCGACATCTCCGCCCCAGGCGGCGACAGCGGCGACAACAACGGCGACGGTTACGATGACATGATCCTGCAGAACACCTTTTCCCGCAACAGTGAGGGCTACTACTTCTATGCCGGAACCTCCATGGCTTCGCCTCACGTGGCCGGCGTGGCCGCGCTGGTGAAATCCGCCAACCCATCCTTGTCCAACAGCCAGGTACGGTCCATCCTGGAATCGAGCGCAAAAGACCTCGGCGCCTCCGGCTGGGACTCCTATTTCGGCCACGGTCGCGTGGATGCCTATGCCGCGGTACTGGCGGCCGGTGGTTCTACGCCGGAAAATCAGCCGCCATCCGCCGGCTTTACCTTTTCCGTGGCGGACCTGAACGTCTCCTTTACCGACACCAGCAGCGACAGCGACGGTACCGTGGAAGCCTGGGCCTGGGATTTCGGCGACGGTGCCACTTCCAGCGCACAGAATCCGGAACACAACTACGCCGCGGCGGGAACATACTCCGTTGGCCTGACCGTTACCGACAACGACGGCGCCACCGACACGGTTATTCACAACGTCACGGTCGAATCTACGACACCGGAAAACCAGCCGCCTTCCGCGGCCTTTACCTTTGCCGTGGCCGACCTGAACGTCACCTTTACCGACGCCAGCAGCGACAGCGACGGTACCGTGGAGGCCTGGGCCTGGAACTTCGGCGACGGCGCCACTTCCAGCGCACAAAATCCGGAACACAACTACGCCGCGGCGGGAACATACTCCGTTGGCCTGACCGTTACCGACAACGAAGGCGCCACCGACACAGTGATACATGATGTCACGGTGTCTTCCGGCGGCCCCAATCCCACCATGCACGTGGCGGATATTTCCATGAGTATCACAAAGCGCGGTCGCAACTACGCCGCCACAGCCGTGGTTACGGTTGTGGACGCCGGAAATTCACCAATCTCTAATGCCACGGTTACCGTTTCCTGGAGCGGCGTGGTCAGTGGCAGCGCCAGCGGCGTGACCGGAACGGACGGCCGGGTGTCCTTTACCTCGGGCAACGTCAAGTCATCCGGACCGTTTACGGTGACGGTTACGGACGTGGCCCACACTGTATACGACTACGATCCCGCCGCCAACGTGGAAACCACCGACAGCATCACTTACTGA
- a CDS encoding DUF302 domain-containing protein — translation MYHIIESEKSFEQAAADLETAVERNQFGVLHIHDLGNSFRKRGLDFIEECRVFEVCSPVHAAGVLSVDMRLNMALPCRISVYTEMGKTRIGFIRPQPMLAALSKDQDLARVAAEVESAMLRMVQEAGGR, via the coding sequence ATGTACCATATCATTGAATCAGAGAAATCCTTTGAACAGGCGGCGGCGGATCTTGAAACCGCGGTCGAAAGAAATCAATTCGGGGTCCTGCATATTCATGACCTGGGAAACAGCTTCAGGAAGCGCGGCCTGGATTTCATTGAGGAATGCAGGGTGTTTGAAGTGTGCAGTCCCGTCCATGCGGCCGGGGTTCTGTCGGTGGACATGCGCCTGAACATGGCCTTGCCCTGCCGGATTTCCGTTTATACGGAGATGGGGAAAACCCGGATCGGTTTTATCCGTCCGCAACCCATGCTGGCGGCATTGTCCAAAGACCAGGATCTGGCCCGGGTCGCGGCGGAAGTGGAGTCTGCCATGTTGCGAATGGTGCAGGAGGCAGGAGGCCGGTAG